In the Nitrobacter sp. NHB1 genome, GACGGCTTCGCCCTTCGTTACCGCACAGAAAGCCGCGCCGACGGATTGCCCGCCGGAGAAGGGGTATTCCTGGCCTGCAGCTTTTGGCTCGCCGATATCTACCAGCGGCAGGGCCGGACAGCCGAAGCTGACGCACTCGTTGACCGCTTGCTGTCATTGCGCAATGACCTCGACCTTCTCAGCGAAGAGTACGATACAGCGCCAAACGACAGGTCGGCAATTTTCCGCAGGCCTTCTCACATTCTCACATCTTGCGCTCGTCAGAACGGCCCTTAACCTGCATAAACAACAGCCAGTCCGTGATAGCCTGCACGAACAAAACAAGCCATAATCGGAAGCTTGCGGAGCGCATCAGTAGCTGGCTGCGATGCGGTCGGCTACGCGAAGCGCGTTCGCGATGATCGTCAACGTTGGGTTCACCGCGCCGATCGACGGGAAAGAGCTGGCGTCAGTCACGTAAAGGTTGCCGATTCCGTGTGCTCGGCAGTCCAGATCGAGCACGCTCGTTGTCGGGTCATGGCCGAATCTCAGGGTGCCGGCCTGATGCGCAGTACCGCTGGTCGGCGTGTCCTGCCCGAAATATAACGAGCGATTCAAAAGATGCGGATGAATGTCGAGGCCATCGAGCATGCTGCGCAGCTTCTCGCGCAGCCGATGATGGCCCTCCATGTTGGTTTCCGTCAAATCGAGGTGGACGCGGCTGTCCTTGTAAAAAACCCGGTTTTCCGCCTTTGGCAAGTCCTCGGATGTCAGCCAGAAATCAATCGAGTGTTCTGCGATCCACGAGAACGGCCGGCTCGGCAGCCACTGCATGAATTCGGGTAATCCCTCCACCTCAATCTGAGTTCCGTCCGACTTGCCTACCATCTGGATGTGGCCGAGAGGAAACTCCCAATCGTTCAACGGGCTGCGATCGTGGCCGTAATAGAAATCGTTCAGGCCAAGCGTCTTCTGGAATTGAGTGGGGTTCGCGATCTTTGAGATGGCGAGCACCACCGCATTATTGTGACGCATGTAGTTGCGGCCGACGAGGCCCGAGCCGTTCGCTAGGCCAGTCGGATGGGTATCGCTCGCGGAGCGCAGAAAAAGCAGCGCCGAGGAAAGCGCTCCGCAAGCTACCACCACAATGTCAGACCGGAGTATATGCCGTTTACCTTCGAGCAATACCTGGACGCCCGTAACCGTGCTACCGCTCGGGCTGGTCACCAACCGCTCGGCATAGGTGTTGCGTAGAAGCGTGAAGTTCGAATGCGCGGCCAGGATCGGGTCAACGCACATGATCTGGGCGTCTGCCTTGCCGTTGGTGAGACTGGGATATCCGTCGAAGGGGTCACAGCGCAAAAGCCGCGAATGCGGCAGAGTGCCGCCGCGTCCATCCTCCTCCATGGTGGAAGGGGTGATATCCCGCCCGGATAAGGTCGTCTGAAAGCTTCTGGATGCGAGGCTCGTGACTGATCGCAGGCTTCGGGTAAGGTTTGGTCCAAGGCGGCTCGGTCGGGTCCTCACCGCGAGCGCCGTGCACCTCAAAAAGATCCTCCGCTGCCTGATAATACGGTTCGAGCACGTCGTATTTGATTGGCCATTCCGATGAGATACCATCGGAATGGTGAACGCCAAAGAAGTCGCTCTCGCGAAGCCGAAACAGCGCTCCGCCGTAGACTTTGGAATTGCCTCCGACGAAATAATGCAATCCCGGCCTAAATGTGTTGCCGGAAGAAGAACTCCAAGTCTCGTCGGCCTGGTAGCGCGCCTTTCGGAAGACCTCGTCCGTGTCCCAATTCTGGCGCTCACGCGGCAGATAATCCCCTCTTTCAACCATGAGGATTTTCTTGCCCGTGCGGGCGAGCGACCAGCCGATCGAGCCCCCGCCCGGTCCGGACCCGATGATGATAACGTCGTATCGGTCGCCATTCATCCCGCTTTCCTTTGGATCATCATTGGGGAAACAGTCACTGGCGCCTTCATGTTCCATGGTAATCAGCGGCGAACCTTCGCGGGCTTGGAGTGTTATGAAGCCAGCAGCCCGCCATCCCGTTGTGGGTAAAACCGCGCGCAACTTTGGGTCTGACGCATATTTGATGACGGCGTCGGGGATCATGCGGCCCCGAACAATCGTGCTTCGAGAAGGTCAATTTTTGCGCGACCATACATTTGTCGTTTGACGAGTTTGAGTTTCGTAATTTGTCCTTCGACCTGGCCGTTTGACCAAGCCTGGGTGATCGCAGCGCGCACGGCGGCTCTATCCTTGACGATTCCCCTTGCGAGAGATGAGACGAGGCTTGTCTGTGCGTTCGCGATCCAGGCGTCGAGTTTGGCCTCGTCCTTCTTCCGGATCATGTCGTGGAACTGGTCGACGAGCGTGCGGGCCTCCACAAGGGACGGCACACCGGCCTCGATGGCGGCAATGACCACGGCATCAGCCTTGGTCATGCAATCTCGTTTAATCGTCATGAGACGGGCGATAGTTCTGGCCGAGGGAATTCTTTGCAGCGGTTGTTTGCTGATCGCTTCGGACCGACGGCGACGTGTTGTCCACTCGCCAACCGAACGCAGAGATCCCCGGAACCCTCGCGCCTGCAAGCGACGCCAGAGTTCGGCGCCGTTGCGGCAGCCACCGCTCCACTCGTCCTCAAGGAACAGATAATACGCGTCGAGCGAGCGCCGCCGCGTTTGGAACATGTCGGTTCGCCCGCCACGCAAGATCTGGCGAACGAGATTGCGACTATGGCCCAGGCGGTGGACGATCTGCTTGATCGACATGCCGTCCCGCGCGAGCGTCACGATTACCGTATTTGTATCCTCGCGCCGCATATAACTCTTGTATCGCAGCCTTTCTGCCGAGGTGAGCAGTTCTGGGGTAATTGCCGGCGTGCCGATCGCGCTGCGGATTGCGCGCATGGACTTGCGCACCGCGTCGAGGAAGGCCGCGCTGGCGTTCTCCATCAGGTGCCAACGATCGGCGACCTGAACTGCGTCGGGTAGCGCCTTGGCGGCCGCCTCGCCATAACCGCCACCGCGATCGCGGGACACGATCTTGATCCCAGGATGATCGGCGAGCCAGGCGCGAACTGTCGCGACCTCGCGATCTGGCAACAACGTCACGATCCGTCGCCGCTCGAGATCACAGACGATCGTTCCGTAGCAGCGATTGCGTCGAAAGGCCCAATCATCGATGCCGACGACGGTCAGAGGATCGGCTCGTGGCACCGTCCGCCGTCGTACAACCCGAAGCAACGTATCGTTGCTGACCGGCAGCATCAGTCGTTTGGCGAAGCTCGCTGCTGGTCTGCCGCCAAGTGCCACCCCCAGATGGTGGACGATGCATTCCAGCCGTGCCGTCCGGCGCGACCGGGTCGGAAGAACATCGTCCCCGAACCGCTCAGCAAAAATCTGCCGCCGGCAATGAGGCACCTCGCAAACGAACCGTCGCGTGATCACGCGGAGGCGTACTTCTTTGCCTGCACAGGGCAAATCCGCAACCTGTCTGTCGTATCGGTTATGGATCCAGCGCGATCTCGTCCCGCACAATGGGCACTCGGTCACACCGCCATCGGATCGAACGGTCAAAATAATCGAGTCAGATGAATCACTTACGCTCTCGATAACCAACCCACTCGGCACAAGCGACGAGATTCGAATGCCAGCTCGCATGGTCCTGATTCCCCCGTTGGAGAACCACAAGCTCGGCAGAAAAAATCATCAGATGTGAGTCAGACCCAAACTTTGACCCCGCCGGAAAAGTCTCACAGTGCGCTGGTTATGTTGAAAAAAATATTGGAATTGAAGAGGGCGACTTTTGTATCCAACCATGACCCTACCCAGGAAGTGGATTCGCGCGCGTAATCAATGAGATGCTTCAACCTTGGGAGGAGGCGCCATTGGAAGCGATTTCACAGTCCGCCGCGATTAGGGCGTCGATATCCTCTTCGGTAAGCGCGGGACGGCTCAGCAGGGCTGCAGCGACGCGCTGGATCGCAGGCCAGTTTTCTTGGACCAGATCGGCAGTCTTTTGGGTCGTACGGCTGAACAGGCGGCCGAACTCCTCTGTCTCGGCGCCGTCCAACTCGACGTAGCTGCCCGGCACCGCCGGCTTGCCGTGCTGCCGCAACACCAGCATCGCCAGCAGGCTGGTCGCGTTGGCGCGATCCACGCGCCAGCCACCATCGCACGCGCGATTCTGGGCCACTATGGACATGGGACGGTAGTGATGCTCGGCCTGCGGGCCGGCCAGCGCGACAATGGCGTACTTCTCCGGCGTCTCAAGGTCGTCGTTGGTGAGGTGAGTCGTCCTTGACGTCGTCACCACGGCGCTGGCGCCGTCGAGTGCATCGAGGGTCGCGTAGCTTACCGGGATGTCCAGCACGCGCGCGATCACTGCGTGTCCGGCCTCGTGATGGGCGATGGTCTCTTTCTTCCCCACGACGACAAGCTCCGATAACCTGCTGACCAAAGCAGCCGACCTGGCGCTCGAACGCCGCATCGGCCTGACCTGACCTCGGACGTTACCCGATGGCCAAACGGAAGAAAGGTAGCAAGACGGCACCGAAGGGCAAGGCGCCGCTCGGGGCTTTGCCCCTCCGAGATCCCGGTTGGGAAGCTTCATCTCGCCGGCGGATGTCGGCGCTTCCCGCCCAGGCAGCTTCAGCATGACTCATACCGGATCGATCGGGAGATAACGCACATGACGGGCGCCAGTCCGCCGGACGCGGAATCGCCGAGCAAGACGGCAATGCCGCCGGTAACAACCACGAGCGAGGAGTCCAAATGTCGCGCTCGTCCGGCGCTCGAAAGCGGCGTAGCGTTCACAAAACCAGGCGTAGCCGTAGCCGTCGGGATGGGTAGCGCGATATTCCTGCCACAACAGCGTTAGCGTCACGCCCTTGCGCTTCAGCTCCCGGGCGATCAGTGCAAAGTCCGGCTCGCGCTGATCGCGGGGCGGACGGCCGGCACGGCCGAACAGCAGCCGTTCAAGCGCCACGTCATCGTCATGGGCCGGCGGCAGCGGCCACGACAGACCGGCCTCCCGCGCCCGCAGCAGATAGGTCGATATCATCGTCTTGCTGATCTGCAGCCGTTCCGAAATCTCGCGCACCGACAGACCCTGTTCATGGGTCAGGCGCAGGATCGTGCGGATATCCCTCACTGTCGTTTGTCTCGCTTGCTTCCGTCTTGGCATGGCCCCTCTCAACTCAATCGTGAGGGCCAAACTGCCAGAACGGCGCAGCCGAGAACCGGTCGCCAAATCCAATCCCGGAACTGTCCGGGATTTAGTGAAATAGCTGTCCCGTAACTACTGAAATCGCTGTCCGGGGTTTACCGGAATCTCTGTCCGGGAATTACTGAAACACGCACATTGCGCACGCGAAGGCGCTTCCGGGAAATCCATACGACGGCCACACGCTGGAAAGCATCATCCCCGATGTCGAGCGTCAAATCGGCGCGCCCATCAATCGGCTCGCCGCCGACAAGGGCTATAGGGGCCACAATGCTCCGCCAGAATACAAGTTCAGGATTTACATCTCGGGCCAGAAACGCGGTGTCACCGCCCCGATCAAGCGCGACCTGCGACGACGTTCGGCGATCGAGCCTGTGATCGGTCACGCAAAATCAGACCACCGCATGGACCGCAATTATCTCAAGGGCTCCGAAGGCGACGCCATCAACGCCGTGCTCGCCGCCGCCGCGGCCGCATGCCAACCATTAATCATTCTCGGTCGCATGAAATCTCGTTCTTCACGGACGACTACTTCGGCGGCCGCAACCCAGGCGAATTTGCCCAAGCGTCCAAATAAGCTGCGGTATCGACTCTACGAGCGCACTTTTCGAGGCAGCTTTTCTCGGCGCCGGGTGGGAGCACGCTGGCTTGTTCCTCTACGCCGTTAGCGAAAGCCTTGAGCCGATTGTGTAGTGAAATGGTCGATTTGGAACGTTGCCGTTTTTGCATGGCGGACCTCGTCCGTTTGAGTAGCGGGAGGGGCCGTAGCCTTTTCTCATCATCGATGGATACCGCGGGGTCGTGCGATGACGACGGCAACGCTAGGGCAAACCTGAGTCGAAAGCTTTCACCCATGTCAAAGTTGACGCTCGTGACGCGTTAAATAAACGTGAACGGTTGAACCGCTCAGTGATATCCCTTTCGGGCTTTCCGAGTGTAGTGGCCGACCATGGCCAGGTCAGCGGTGCCGCGCGTGGGATAGTTGTCGAGACGCACCTGACCAGGCCGGCCGAGACGCCCCCCTCGCGGACGAGCGACCAGCCGCCGAACAAATCGGGCTGCACGTCGAGCTTGTAGAATCGCTGCATGTTTTGGGTCGCGCCGATGCGGGTGAGTACGATA is a window encoding:
- a CDS encoding WGR domain-containing protein, translated to MTAIVLTRIGATQNMQRFYKLDVQPDLFGGWSLVREGGVSAGLVRCVSTTIPRAAPLTWPWSATTLGKPERDITERFNRSRLFNASRASTLTWVKAFDSGLP
- a CDS encoding ISL3 family transposase; its protein translation is MRAGIRISSLVPSGLVIESVSDSSDSIILTVRSDGGVTECPLCGTRSRWIHNRYDRQVADLPCAGKEVRLRVITRRFVCEVPHCRRQIFAERFGDDVLPTRSRRTARLECIVHHLGVALGGRPAASFAKRLMLPVSNDTLLRVVRRRTVPRADPLTVVGIDDWAFRRNRCYGTIVCDLERRRIVTLLPDREVATVRAWLADHPGIKIVSRDRGGGYGEAAAKALPDAVQVADRWHLMENASAAFLDAVRKSMRAIRSAIGTPAITPELLTSAERLRYKSYMRREDTNTVIVTLARDGMSIKQIVHRLGHSRNLVRQILRGGRTDMFQTRRRSLDAYYLFLEDEWSGGCRNGAELWRRLQARGFRGSLRSVGEWTTRRRRSEAISKQPLQRIPSARTIARLMTIKRDCMTKADAVVIAAIEAGVPSLVEARTLVDQFHDMIRKKDEAKLDAWIANAQTSLVSSLARGIVKDRAAVRAAITQAWSNGQVEGQITKLKLVKRQMYGRAKIDLLEARLFGAA